One Paraburkholderia sp. HP33-1 genomic region harbors:
- a CDS encoding aldo/keto reductase → MRYNQLGRTGVFVSELCLGTMTFGGGEGIWRQIGDLQQNDAERLVGRALDAGINFIDTADVYAGGLSEQITGQALKNLQVPRDKVVIATKVFGQTGEFANARGASRYHILDGIKASLKRLQLDHVDLYQIHGFDPATPIEETVRALDTLVQHGHVRYVGVSNWAAWQIAKALGIAERLGTARFETLQAYYTLAGRDLERELVLMLQSEGLGLMVWSPLAGGLLSGKYGREQQAEAGSRRTSFDFPPVDRERAYDCIDVMREIAAAKNVSVAQIALAWLLHQRVVSTVIVGAKKIEQLDDNIAATNVALSADELAKLAEVSKLPAEYPGWMLERQGEQRRQQLAEVRHVVQR, encoded by the coding sequence ATGCGATATAACCAGTTGGGCCGTACCGGTGTGTTTGTTTCAGAGTTGTGTTTGGGCACGATGACCTTCGGCGGCGGCGAAGGCATCTGGCGGCAGATCGGCGATCTGCAGCAGAACGACGCGGAGCGGCTGGTCGGCCGGGCGCTCGACGCGGGCATTAATTTCATCGATACGGCCGACGTCTACGCGGGCGGCCTGTCCGAGCAGATCACCGGCCAGGCGCTGAAGAATCTGCAAGTACCGCGCGACAAGGTCGTGATCGCGACCAAGGTGTTCGGCCAGACCGGCGAGTTCGCGAATGCGCGCGGCGCGTCGCGCTATCACATCCTCGACGGCATCAAGGCGAGCCTGAAGCGTCTGCAACTCGATCACGTCGACCTTTATCAGATCCACGGCTTCGACCCGGCCACGCCGATCGAGGAGACCGTGCGCGCGCTCGATACGCTCGTGCAGCACGGCCACGTGCGCTACGTCGGCGTGTCGAACTGGGCCGCGTGGCAGATCGCGAAGGCGCTCGGCATCGCCGAGCGGCTCGGCACCGCGCGCTTCGAAACGCTGCAGGCGTATTACACGCTCGCGGGCCGCGATCTCGAACGCGAACTCGTGCTGATGCTGCAAAGCGAAGGTCTCGGGCTGATGGTGTGGAGTCCGCTCGCGGGCGGTTTGCTGAGCGGCAAATACGGCCGGGAGCAACAGGCCGAAGCAGGCAGCCGTCGCACGAGCTTCGATTTTCCGCCGGTCGATCGCGAGCGTGCGTATGACTGCATCGACGTGATGCGCGAGATCGCCGCGGCGAAGAACGTGTCGGTTGCGCAGATCGCACTGGCGTGGCTGCTGCACCAGCGTGTCGTCAGCACGGTGATCGTCGGCGCGAAGAAAATCGAGCAGCTCGACGACAACATCGCGGCGACCAACGTCGCATTGTCTGCCGATGAGCTCGCGAAGCTCGCCGAAGTCAGCAAACTGCCGGCCGAGTATCCGGGCTGGATGCTGGAGCGGCAGGGCGAGCAGCGCCGGCAGCAACTGGCCGAGGTGCGGCACGTCGTGCAGCGGTAG
- a CDS encoding YncE family protein: MSRVILPTPVQFVTFSFASIAKAGVFGALACCSLTLPHFALAADNVIVLDSGEAQLTLIDPATHKVIGTEPTGKEPHHLMVTPDGRSLIVADSISNNLMFVDPHSGRVQRRLEDIEDPYQLGFSPDHKWFVTAGLRLDRVDIYHYDGENVTLAKRIALAKTPSHLTFASDNRTVFVTLQDTGEVAAIDLPTQSVIWKLHVGRTPAGLWMTPGDRYLLIGMTGEDNVAVVDWKNRALVKKIQTGRGAHNFRNLDDSQHIAVSNRVENTISIIDYNTLTKVADITGLMPGPDDMELSADRRYLWVTFRFARHVGVIDLSTHRLVDTIPVGRSPHGLYFANRAPVYAPNPD, encoded by the coding sequence ATGTCTCGCGTCATACTTCCGACTCCTGTCCAGTTCGTGACATTCTCGTTTGCTTCCATTGCAAAGGCCGGCGTTTTCGGCGCTTTGGCTTGCTGTTCGCTGACGTTGCCCCATTTCGCCCTCGCGGCCGACAACGTGATCGTGCTCGACTCGGGCGAAGCGCAGCTCACGCTGATCGATCCTGCCACGCACAAAGTGATCGGCACCGAGCCGACCGGCAAGGAACCCCACCATCTGATGGTCACGCCCGATGGCCGCTCGCTCATCGTCGCGGATTCGATCTCGAACAACCTGATGTTCGTCGACCCTCACAGCGGCCGTGTGCAGCGCCGTCTCGAGGATATCGAAGATCCTTATCAGCTCGGCTTTTCCCCTGACCACAAGTGGTTCGTCACCGCGGGACTGCGGCTCGATCGCGTCGACATCTATCACTACGACGGCGAGAACGTGACGCTCGCGAAGCGGATTGCGCTGGCGAAGACACCCAGCCACCTGACCTTCGCCTCCGATAACCGTACCGTGTTCGTTACGCTGCAGGATACGGGCGAGGTCGCGGCGATCGATCTGCCGACGCAGTCAGTCATCTGGAAGCTGCATGTAGGCAGGACGCCGGCCGGACTCTGGATGACGCCGGGCGACCGCTATCTGCTTATCGGCATGACCGGCGAAGACAATGTCGCGGTGGTCGACTGGAAGAACCGGGCACTCGTGAAGAAGATCCAGACCGGTCGCGGCGCGCACAACTTCCGCAATCTCGACGATAGCCAGCATATCGCCGTGTCGAATCGTGTGGAGAACACGATCAGCATTATCGATTACAACACGCTGACAAAAGTGGCCGACATTACCGGCCTGATGCCCGGTCCCGACGACATGGAACTATCCGCGGACCGGCGCTATCTATGGGTCACGTTCCGCTTTGCGAGGCATGTCGGCGTCATTGACCTGAGCACGCATCGACTGGTCGATACGATTCCAGTCGGGCGTTCGCCGCACGGCCTGTATTTCGCCAACCGCGCGCCGGTCTACGCGCCCAATCCGGACTGA
- a CDS encoding sterol desaturase family protein yields the protein MIHELLAQLDNGISALQTLLYIDVVQPIFYRFNLMGYDEDTYDALYWVIVGALQILVSYVALRPLEALRPVETWTDRKALRVDVIYTWIAKLGIINIAFFFLLQPFFNHWQSLMAIHDVPNIDVDSLWPGVTDQPLVSFLIYLIVLDFAGYWYHRWQHRFGVWWELHAVHHSQRQMSLWTDDRNHFLDDILQAAFFAAISLFIGVQPSQFVVLVAVGNFMQSVQHVNARLKYGWLLERLIVSPAFHRRHHAIGYGHEGTRYGCNFGVLFPWWDMLFQTASWNRRVEPTGIRDQLPAPHGAARSYGDGLIAQQWYAFGRIAARLRARHGAGAAGAR from the coding sequence ATGATTCACGAACTCCTCGCTCAACTCGACAACGGCATCTCAGCCCTGCAGACGCTTCTGTACATCGACGTCGTCCAGCCGATTTTCTACCGCTTCAATCTGATGGGCTATGACGAAGACACTTACGACGCGCTCTACTGGGTGATCGTCGGCGCGCTGCAGATACTCGTCTCGTATGTGGCGTTGCGGCCGCTCGAAGCGCTTCGCCCGGTGGAGACGTGGACGGACCGCAAGGCGTTGCGCGTGGACGTGATCTACACGTGGATCGCCAAGCTCGGCATCATCAATATTGCGTTCTTCTTTCTGCTGCAGCCGTTCTTCAACCATTGGCAGAGCCTGATGGCGATCCACGACGTGCCCAACATCGACGTCGATAGCTTGTGGCCGGGCGTCACTGATCAACCGCTCGTGTCGTTTCTGATCTATCTGATCGTGCTCGACTTCGCCGGCTACTGGTATCACCGCTGGCAACACCGGTTCGGCGTGTGGTGGGAACTGCATGCGGTTCATCACAGCCAGCGGCAGATGTCGCTGTGGACCGACGACCGCAATCACTTTCTCGACGACATCCTGCAGGCGGCGTTTTTTGCGGCGATCTCGCTGTTCATCGGCGTGCAGCCGAGCCAGTTCGTCGTGCTCGTCGCGGTCGGCAATTTTATGCAGAGCGTGCAGCACGTGAACGCGCGTCTCAAGTACGGATGGCTGCTCGAACGCTTGATCGTGAGTCCCGCGTTTCATCGCCGTCATCATGCGATCGGCTACGGCCACGAAGGCACGCGCTACGGCTGCAATTTCGGCGTTCTGTTCCCGTGGTGGGACATGCTGTTCCAGACTGCGTCGTGGAACCGCAGGGTCGAGCCGACTGGCATCCGCGATCAGTTGCCCGCGCCGCACGGTGCCGCGCGCTCGTATGGCGATGGACTGATCGCGCAGCAATGGTATGCGTTCGGCCGCATCGCCGCGCGTCTGCGCGCACGGCACGGTGCGGGCGCAGCCGGGGCTCGATAA
- a CDS encoding ABC transporter ATP-binding protein, producing MQNVIQAIPADTLQSSPRTSSQVLNIEHVCRGFDKNQSELLVLDDVNLTLHEGEIVGLLGRSGSGKSTLLRIISGLIRPTSGNVTYRGKPLDGPAEGVAMVFQTFALFPWLTVLQNVEAGLEALGVSVDERRNRALAAIDLIGLDGFENAYPRELSGGMRQRVGFARALVVDPTILLMDEPFSALDVLTAETLRTDLLDLWNQDRMPIKAVLIVTHNIEEAVFMCDRILVLSSNPGRVVAETVVPFAHPRNRLDPAFRALVDEIYAKMTARPTGAAAKRELEPGSWLPNVSTNLMAGLIETLAAAPYNGRADMPEIARTLQLEVDELFPIAEMLQYLGFAEVSEGDVFLTPPAQRFAEGSTQERKIMFADHLLQSVPLAARIRKVLNERPGHRAPRVRFEQELEDMLSDSAAQETLDAVIDWGRYAEIFSYNDKTETFSLADVET from the coding sequence ATGCAAAACGTTATTCAAGCCATTCCCGCCGACACGCTCCAGTCGTCCCCGCGCACAAGCTCGCAGGTGCTGAACATCGAGCACGTGTGCCGCGGTTTCGATAAAAATCAGAGCGAGCTGCTGGTGCTCGACGACGTCAATCTGACGCTGCACGAGGGGGAGATCGTCGGACTGCTCGGCCGCTCGGGCTCAGGCAAGTCCACGCTGCTGCGCATCATCTCCGGTCTGATCCGGCCGACGAGCGGCAACGTGACCTACCGGGGCAAGCCGCTCGACGGTCCCGCCGAGGGCGTCGCGATGGTATTCCAGACCTTCGCGCTGTTTCCGTGGCTGACGGTATTGCAGAACGTCGAAGCCGGACTCGAGGCGCTCGGCGTCAGCGTCGACGAACGGCGCAACCGCGCGCTCGCGGCGATCGACCTGATCGGCCTCGACGGCTTCGAGAACGCGTATCCGCGCGAGCTGTCGGGCGGCATGCGCCAGCGCGTCGGCTTTGCTCGCGCGCTCGTCGTCGATCCGACCATCCTGCTGATGGACGAGCCGTTCTCCGCGCTCGACGTGCTGACCGCCGAAACGCTGCGCACTGACCTGCTCGACCTGTGGAACCAGGACCGCATGCCGATCAAGGCGGTGCTGATCGTCACGCACAACATCGAGGAAGCGGTGTTCATGTGCGACCGCATTCTGGTGCTGTCGTCGAACCCCGGGCGGGTGGTGGCCGAGACCGTGGTGCCGTTCGCGCATCCGCGCAACCGGCTCGACCCGGCATTTCGCGCGCTCGTCGACGAGATCTACGCGAAGATGACCGCACGCCCCACCGGCGCCGCGGCCAAACGCGAACTCGAACCCGGCAGCTGGCTGCCGAACGTGTCGACGAACCTGATGGCCGGTCTGATCGAAACGCTCGCGGCCGCACCCTACAACGGCCGCGCCGACATGCCGGAGATCGCGCGCACGCTGCAGCTGGAAGTGGACGAGCTGTTCCCGATCGCGGAAATGCTGCAGTACCTCGGCTTTGCCGAAGTCAGCGAGGGCGACGTGTTCCTCACGCCGCCCGCGCAACGATTCGCCGAGGGCAGTACGCAGGAGCGCAAGATCATGTTCGCCGACCATCTGTTGCAGAGCGTGCCGCTCGCCGCGCGAATCAGGAAGGTGCTCAACGAGCGGCCCGGACATCGCGCGCCGCGCGTGCGCTTCGAGCAGGAACTCGAGGACATGCTGTCGGACAGCGCGGCGCAGGAAACGCTCGACGCGGTGATCGACTGGGGCCGTTACGCGGAAATCTTCTCGTACAACGACAAGACGGAGACTTTCAGTCTCGCGGACGTAGAAACTTGA
- a CDS encoding ABC transporter permease has translation MEFSFNLNRTANASARRLLPNGWDFIAFPLIICLIAMASIGFQQTLAPMSTLKTQAISLDPSNLPAYAMRTTLRMLAAMVASLTFTLVYGTLAAKSRRAGLVLVPILDILQSVPVLGYISFTVTFFLALFPGRVLGAEFAAIFAIFTSQAWNMTFSFYQSLRTVPRDLDEVSRGFHLTSWQRFWKLEVPFSMPGLIWNMMMSMSGGWFFVVASEAITVGNNTITLPGIGAYLAQAISDQNLHAIGWVILAMTVVILAYDQLLFRPLVAWADKFRMETTSSGNAPESWLLDLIRRTRLIHRLLVPLGWMLATAARIPFRVPFANFRRAGLPHSEKSTRAGDIVWGILVLVLTAYVIYRVVTYVRTGVTLDEVGHVFVLGLITLLRVMLLIAIASVVWVPIGVLIGLRPALAEKVQPLAQFLAAFPANLLFPVFVIVIVRFHLNPDIWLSPLIVLGTQWYILFNVIAGATAYPNDYREAATNFRIRGWQWWRQIMLPGIFPYYVTGAITASGGAWNASIVSEFVQWGDTKVAAHGLGAYIAETTAAGDFPKIILGVAVMSLFVTLFNRTLWRPLYAFAESRLRLD, from the coding sequence ATGGAGTTCAGTTTCAACCTGAACCGCACCGCCAATGCGTCCGCCCGGCGGCTGCTTCCAAACGGATGGGACTTCATTGCCTTTCCACTGATCATCTGTCTGATCGCGATGGCGTCGATCGGCTTTCAGCAGACGCTTGCCCCGATGTCGACGTTAAAGACGCAGGCGATCTCGCTCGATCCGTCGAACCTGCCCGCGTACGCGATGCGCACCACGCTGCGCATGCTCGCGGCGATGGTCGCGTCGCTGACCTTCACGCTCGTGTACGGCACGCTCGCCGCCAAAAGCCGCCGCGCCGGTCTCGTGCTGGTGCCGATTCTCGACATCCTGCAGTCGGTGCCGGTGCTCGGCTATATCTCGTTTACGGTCACGTTCTTCCTCGCGTTGTTTCCAGGCCGGGTACTCGGCGCCGAGTTCGCCGCGATTTTCGCGATCTTCACGAGTCAGGCGTGGAACATGACGTTCAGCTTCTATCAGTCGCTACGCACGGTGCCGCGCGATCTCGATGAAGTGTCGCGCGGCTTTCATCTGACCTCATGGCAGCGCTTCTGGAAGCTCGAAGTGCCGTTCTCGATGCCGGGCCTGATCTGGAACATGATGATGTCGATGTCGGGCGGCTGGTTCTTCGTCGTGGCTTCCGAAGCGATTACGGTCGGCAACAACACGATTACGCTGCCGGGTATCGGCGCCTATCTGGCGCAGGCGATCAGCGACCAGAACCTGCATGCGATCGGCTGGGTGATCCTTGCGATGACGGTCGTGATTCTGGCCTACGACCAGTTGCTGTTCCGTCCGCTCGTCGCGTGGGCCGACAAGTTCCGCATGGAGACCACGAGTTCGGGCAACGCGCCGGAATCATGGCTGCTCGACCTGATCCGCCGCACGCGGCTGATTCACCGGCTGCTCGTGCCGCTCGGCTGGATGCTCGCGACCGCCGCACGCATCCCGTTCCGTGTACCTTTCGCGAACTTCCGGCGCGCCGGGCTACCGCACAGCGAGAAGTCCACGCGCGCGGGCGACATCGTGTGGGGCATCCTGGTACTCGTGCTGACGGCGTACGTGATCTATCGCGTGGTCACCTACGTGCGCACCGGCGTGACGCTCGACGAGGTCGGTCACGTGTTCGTGCTCGGCCTGATCACACTGCTGCGCGTGATGCTGCTGATCGCGATCGCTTCCGTGGTCTGGGTGCCGATCGGCGTGCTGATCGGCCTGCGGCCCGCGCTCGCAGAAAAGGTGCAGCCGCTCGCGCAGTTTCTCGCCGCTTTCCCCGCGAACCTGCTGTTCCCGGTGTTCGTGATCGTGATCGTGCGCTTTCACCTGAACCCGGATATCTGGCTGTCGCCGCTGATCGTGCTCGGCACCCAGTGGTACATCCTGTTCAACGTGATCGCGGGCGCGACCGCCTATCCGAACGACTACCGCGAGGCGGCCACCAATTTCCGCATCCGCGGCTGGCAGTGGTGGCGTCAGATCATGTTGCCGGGCATCTTCCCGTACTACGTGACCGGCGCGATCACCGCATCGGGCGGAGCGTGGAACGCGAGCATCGTGTCCGAGTTCGTCCAGTGGGGCGATACCAAGGTCGCCGCGCACGGTCTGGGCGCTTATATCGCCGAGACCACCGCCGCCGGCGATTTCCCGAAGATCATCCTTGGCGTCGCCGTGATGTCGCTGTTCGTCACGCTGTTCAACCGCACGCTGTGGCGCCCGCTGTATGCCTTTGCCGAATCCAGGCTGCGACTCGACTAG
- a CDS encoding carbohydrate porin has protein sequence MKNIHKRGLLDSGGPLAVSAVLCLGLVPCAFAQTAGEGTQAQAAPADQTAAAPTGVWERSNLLGDMGGLRPWLGNYGVTFNLQETSEYMGNVSGGTNRGGAYQGLTQFGLVVDTQKAFGLPGGTFNVSGLQIHGTSLTARNLQTLQTASGIEADAATRLWELWYQQSLGNVDLKIGQQSLDQEFMVSQYAATFMNAAFGWPVLPSTDLPAGGPAYPLSSLGVRARAAFANGVTVLGGVFDGNPAPGVGDPQKLNASGTNFNLGNGALVIGELQYAINQPSANPSDPKPAGLPGTYKIGFWYNSNHFADQGFDTGGLSLANPASNGVPASHRGNYSIYAVADQMVWRPGPDSPRSLGVFARIMGAPGDRNLVDLSVNAGVTLKAPFKGRDNDVAGLALGYAKIGAHAQDLASAQALDTPGYPSRSAETMLEATYQYQVAPWWMLQADFQYFWRPGGGIPDPQDSSRRIKDEAVLGLRTTIQF, from the coding sequence ATGAAAAATATCCACAAGCGCGGACTGCTGGACTCCGGCGGTCCACTCGCCGTGAGTGCCGTTCTTTGTCTCGGCCTCGTTCCCTGTGCGTTCGCGCAGACAGCCGGCGAAGGCACGCAGGCGCAAGCGGCGCCCGCCGATCAGACCGCCGCCGCACCGACGGGAGTGTGGGAGCGCTCGAACCTGCTCGGCGACATGGGTGGCTTGCGTCCCTGGCTCGGCAACTATGGCGTGACGTTCAATCTGCAGGAGACCAGCGAGTACATGGGCAACGTGTCGGGCGGCACGAATCGTGGCGGCGCTTATCAGGGCTTGACCCAGTTCGGACTCGTCGTCGATACGCAGAAGGCCTTTGGGTTGCCAGGCGGGACCTTCAATGTTTCCGGCCTGCAGATTCATGGCACGAGCCTGACCGCCAGAAATCTGCAAACGCTGCAAACGGCGAGCGGCATCGAAGCCGACGCCGCGACCCGTCTGTGGGAGTTGTGGTATCAGCAGTCGCTTGGCAATGTCGACTTGAAGATCGGTCAGCAGAGTCTCGATCAGGAGTTCATGGTCAGCCAGTACGCGGCAACGTTCATGAATGCGGCGTTTGGCTGGCCAGTGCTGCCGTCCACCGATCTGCCCGCGGGCGGACCCGCTTATCCGCTGTCGTCGCTCGGCGTGAGGGCGAGGGCGGCGTTCGCGAACGGAGTGACCGTGTTGGGCGGCGTATTCGACGGCAATCCGGCTCCGGGCGTCGGCGATCCACAGAAGCTCAACGCGAGCGGTACGAACTTCAATCTCGGCAACGGCGCGCTCGTGATCGGCGAACTGCAGTACGCGATCAACCAGCCGTCGGCGAACCCGTCCGATCCGAAACCGGCCGGCTTGCCGGGTACCTACAAGATTGGCTTCTGGTACAACAGCAACCACTTTGCGGATCAGGGTTTCGACACTGGCGGACTGTCGCTCGCGAATCCGGCGAGCAACGGCGTGCCCGCGAGTCATCGCGGCAACTACAGCATCTACGCGGTCGCCGATCAGATGGTGTGGCGCCCGGGTCCCGACAGCCCGCGGTCGCTCGGTGTGTTCGCGCGCATCATGGGCGCGCCAGGCGATCGCAATCTGGTAGACCTCAGCGTGAACGCGGGCGTCACGCTCAAGGCGCCGTTCAAGGGGCGCGACAACGACGTGGCCGGGCTCGCGCTCGGCTACGCGAAGATCGGCGCGCACGCGCAGGATCTCGCGAGCGCGCAGGCGCTGGACACCCCCGGCTATCCGTCGCGCAGCGCGGAGACCATGCTCGAGGCGACCTATCAGTACCAGGTCGCGCCGTGGTGGATGCTGCAAGCCGACTTCCAGTACTTCTGGCGGCCGGGCGGCGGGATTCCGGACCCGCAGGATTCGTCCCGGCGCATCAAGGACGAAGCGGTTCTCGGCTTGCGCACGACGATCCAGTTCTGA
- a CDS encoding carboxymuconolactone decarboxylase family protein yields MLNWIDYRKELFGRIGEMSKLAPDSVKAYQAMSSAGQKTDLLGAKTRELVALAVAVSLRCDGCITVHTAEALKHGATREEIAEALGVAMGVNAGATLVYSARTLDAVAAHAQG; encoded by the coding sequence ATGTTGAACTGGATCGATTACCGCAAGGAACTGTTCGGCCGTATCGGCGAAATGTCGAAGCTCGCGCCGGACAGCGTGAAGGCGTATCAGGCGATGTCGAGCGCTGGTCAGAAGACCGACCTGCTCGGCGCGAAAACGCGCGAGCTGGTTGCGCTCGCGGTCGCGGTCAGTCTGCGCTGTGACGGCTGTATCACGGTCCATACGGCCGAGGCGCTGAAGCACGGCGCGACGCGCGAGGAAATCGCCGAAGCGCTTGGCGTCGCGATGGGGGTCAACGCGGGCGCGACGCTGGTGTACTCTGCGCGCACGTTGGACGCGGTTGCCGCGCATGCGCAGGGATAA
- a CDS encoding cupin domain-containing protein, with translation MDTLSRLIDLARPQASLDLRCLLSGGFDIDHAPLGAGVAPFHLVLDGACVIETAAEEQLELRAGDFLLFPRGAAHRVRDVKRSAGGMPLTLGHDGMLPVRRNDAHETGDTSAHASSDAPVHSGVDLLCGRFVYAPGSSALLLNALPDPLHVSLGDAQKLDALQTMIALMRGEAERRQAGALAIVTALSHALFAMALRVHGERNANGAGMLALLTDPRLGASVQAMLDAPERAWTIAELGERAAMSRATYARHFNERAGVTVMDFLTQIRMAIASDLLLRTHRSAADIGEAVGYQSEAAFGKAFAQSVGVTPGRYRRRTQADDDSDG, from the coding sequence ATGGACACGCTCAGTCGCCTCATTGACCTTGCCCGGCCGCAGGCGAGCCTCGATCTTCGCTGCCTGCTCTCAGGCGGATTCGATATCGATCACGCGCCACTGGGGGCGGGCGTCGCGCCGTTTCATCTGGTGCTCGACGGCGCCTGCGTGATCGAAACCGCCGCTGAAGAACAACTCGAATTGCGAGCCGGCGATTTTCTGCTGTTTCCACGCGGCGCCGCCCATCGCGTGCGCGACGTGAAGCGCTCGGCGGGCGGCATGCCGTTGACGCTCGGGCACGACGGCATGCTGCCGGTGCGACGCAACGATGCCCATGAAACCGGCGACACGTCTGCGCACGCATCCAGCGACGCCCCGGTTCATTCCGGCGTCGATCTGCTGTGCGGCCGCTTCGTCTACGCGCCCGGCTCGTCGGCGCTGCTGCTCAATGCGTTGCCTGATCCGCTGCACGTGTCGCTCGGTGACGCGCAAAAGCTCGATGCGCTGCAAACGATGATCGCGCTGATGCGCGGTGAAGCAGAGCGGCGTCAGGCCGGCGCCCTCGCGATCGTCACCGCCTTGAGCCACGCGCTGTTCGCGATGGCGCTTCGTGTGCACGGCGAGCGCAACGCGAACGGCGCCGGCATGCTCGCGTTGCTGACGGACCCGCGTCTCGGCGCCTCGGTGCAGGCCATGCTCGACGCGCCCGAGCGCGCATGGACCATCGCCGAACTCGGCGAGCGCGCGGCGATGTCCCGTGCGACTTACGCGCGCCACTTCAACGAGCGCGCGGGCGTGACCGTAATGGATTTTCTGACGCAGATCCGCATGGCGATCGCCAGCGATCTGCTGTTGCGCACACATCGCAGCGCGGCGGACATCGGCGAGGCGGTTGGCTATCAATCGGAAGCGGCATTCGGCAAGGCGTTTGCGCAAAGCGTCGGCGTGACGCCGGGACGCTACCGGCGTCGCACGCAAGCGGACGATGATTCGGATGGCTGA
- a CDS encoding FUSC family protein, protein MTPSDDSRPASRTSAADALFAFLKSLPLGDRLIEGGFMAVQAVAGASLAFGIGSALHTEQAFWAAITAIAVSQHSYVDTRKLSRDQFIGAMVGGICGLIGTLAGGGHFAAYAATVAVAIMICWIVNVGSAARLGGITATIMLLVPGIGPAWDKAFLRLGEVTLGTVCALVIARLMASLERRAFAKSEPPK, encoded by the coding sequence ATGACTCCGTCCGACGATTCACGCCCCGCCTCGCGCACGAGCGCCGCGGATGCGCTGTTCGCTTTCCTGAAGTCGCTGCCGCTCGGCGACCGGCTGATCGAAGGCGGCTTCATGGCCGTGCAGGCGGTCGCGGGCGCGAGTCTCGCGTTCGGTATCGGCAGTGCGCTTCATACCGAGCAGGCGTTCTGGGCCGCGATCACCGCGATCGCGGTCAGCCAGCATAGTTATGTCGACACCCGCAAGCTGTCGCGCGACCAGTTCATCGGCGCGATGGTCGGTGGCATCTGCGGGCTGATCGGCACGCTCGCGGGCGGCGGCCATTTTGCCGCCTACGCGGCGACCGTGGCAGTTGCGATCATGATCTGCTGGATCGTCAACGTCGGCAGCGCGGCGCGCCTCGGCGGCATCACCGCGACGATCATGCTGCTCGTGCCGGGCATCGGTCCCGCCTGGGACAAGGCGTTCCTGCGGCTCGGCGAAGTGACGCTCGGCACGGTCTGCGCGCTCGTGATCGCGCGGCTGATGGCGTCGCTCGAAAGACGTGCGTTCGCGAAGAGCGAGCCGCCCAAATGA